The following are from one region of the Nicotiana tomentosiformis chromosome 7, ASM39032v3, whole genome shotgun sequence genome:
- the LOC138895274 gene encoding uncharacterized protein has protein sequence MAVTTKSGKGGDTPTSNQWKLVDDELVVQKDEIPDNVVKANEKVRNDIDDIEEEAQEEVNTSRDHIVDIPEPVVQKAKAPMPRPPRLYPQRLTKENGENQFQKFIDMMKSLFINLPLVEALEQMPGYAKFMKDLVTKKRSMNFETIKMTHQVSAILHSMAPKLEDPGAFMIPYTIGSAEFAKALCDLGASINLMPYSVFQTLGIGKPRPTSMRLQIADRTIKRALRVIEDVLVRVDKFILPADFAILDCEVPIILDKPFLATGKALVDVEAGELTFRVGDEIVVFHMCKSMRQPNSKEAYSFVDLVTDVIVDETSVVIGGCLAQL, from the coding sequence atggccgttactacaaagagtggaaaaggtggggatacaCCTACCTCGAATCAATGGAAGCTTGTAGATGATGAGCTAGTGGTTCAAAAAGATGAGATCCCGGATAATGTGGTGAAAGCAAATGAGAAAGTGCGGAATGATATTGATGATATTGAGGAGGAAGCTCAAGAGGAAGTGAATACGTCTAGGGATCACATCGTTGatataccggaaccggtagtgcaaaaggccaAGGCGCCAATGCCTAGGCCTCCTCGTCTATATCCTCAAAGGCTCACCAAagaaaatggcgagaatcaattccaaaagttcattgacatgatgaagagcctATTTATCAATCTGCCATTGGTTGAagccttggagcaaatgcccggttatgcaaagtttatgaaggacttagtgacaaagaagagatcgatgaattttgaaactataaaaatgactcatcaagtgagtgcaattttgcattcaatggctcctaagttggaggatcccggcgCTTTCATGATTCCTTATACCATTGGgagtgccgagtttgcaaaagctctttgtgatcttggggcaagtatcaatttgatgccctattcagtttttcagactttgggaattggaaaaccaagacccacatctatgagattacaaatagCCGATCGTACCATAAAGAGAGCATTgagagtgattgaagatgtattggttcgtgttgataaattcattcttccggcggattttgCCATTCTTGACTGTGAGGTACCTATTATTCTTGATaaacctttccttgctacggggaaggctctagttgatgttgaagccggagaacttaccttccgggttggtgatgaaataGTGGTTTTCCAtatgtgtaagtccatgcggcaacccaATAGCAAAGAGGCGTATTCTTTCGTAGAcctggtgaccgatgtgattgtaGATGAAACAAGTGTTGTCATTGGAGgctgtcttgctcaactttga